The following is a genomic window from Octopus sinensis unplaced genomic scaffold, ASM634580v1 Contig10057, whole genome shotgun sequence.
GAAGGCACCGGAAGACTATTTCGTAACTGACGACCATCGACTCCGTGGACGCATAAAAAATACACTGCCGGGACCTTCGGAGAGTGGGGAAAAATTTTAAGGATGGGGACGATCTTGATGCATTACGGGACGTCGGCCAAGATAGAGAAAAATGGACAAAACGAATTTAACTCTTATTGTTTTTTGTGCTGCACAAATTTTGTCATGACCCATGGCATCGAAAAGTTCATTTAAAAATCGATTTCGTAACTACAGTAACGTTGCGACTTGTGCGAACGGCCCGCAACAAGAAATACATAAATTGGATTACGGTAATTGGTTAGCTGAGAATGTCGGACAAGAAGGCGGTGGTTAAATATTGTGATATGAGTGAGGAGATGCAGCAGGATGCCATCAACGCTGCTGTGTTGGGAATGGAAAAGTACAACATTGAGAAGGACATTGCTGCATACATCAAAAAGGAATTTGATAAGAAACATTCGGCCACCTGGCATTGTGTCGTCGGTCGCAATTTTGGCAGTTACGTGACACACGAATCGAAGAACTTTGTTTATTTCTACTGTGGACAAGTTGCCATTCTTCTCTTCAAGTCTGGATAGTTAGTCTTCTCATTTTcggatttcctttctttttactaATTCGTTCATTCTGTTTAGTTTCCCACTGGCATATGCTTTGTAGTAATCTGGTTTTGCCAAATCAGTGTGTCTTTATTAATCAAGTCCGCTCTTTTTGGCTATACTCATGACTTAACAGGGTCCATCTGAATATCCAATTAATCTCAATATTTTTTCGCGTTTAACGACATGGGGA
Proteins encoded in this region:
- the LOC115228227 gene encoding dynein light chain 2, cytoplasmic-like, with product MSDKKAVVKYCDMSEEMQQDAINAAVLGMEKYNIEKDIAAYIKKEFDKKHSATWHCVVGRNFGSYVTHESKNFVYFYCGQVAILLFKSG